GTAAATCTCAAGGACATTTGCCTTGGAAGCAAGTTTGCTGTATTTACCCTGGAAAGGATATAGTGGTAAAAAAGCACTGATGTGCTGTACTGGCACAAATGCTCTTAACTTGGACATAGCTGTATCAACTGATTGTTCTTTTGATTAGTTTATTAAAACTACCTTCTCTTTCTATGCCCTTGGCTGAAACAATGTCAGTCAGCAGAAATAGAATTCTGCCAGTGTAACTATTTGACCAGCAACTGTTTTCATTACCTTAAAATATTACGTAATAGAAGTAAAATCTACAGTAGCTATCATGGTAGCTCTCAActcagagtcatagaataaatACAGCCCATTAATTTCTTGTATGCATGAGGGGAGATGTTCCTATTAGTGTGTTTATTATTTTAGGAATATTTTTCCATGCTGCTATTATGATGTGTTGGTGCAATTTGCCATGCAGCATATTCCAGTGTCTACTAATTGTTGCTTAGTAATAGGGCTAAGAGTCATCATAATCTACCTAAATTAGAGCACAGTGTTTTATCTTTTATGATAATTTTGAAAAGCACCAGCACACTATTACCAttcattattaatattaaaatcttAGGATTACAATTATTAGACCTGCACATGGTGAGTAAAATTCCAGTCCTGACACATACCTCATATTCAGGTCACCTAGAACTCTTAAGCATGAAAAGAGGGATGTGGAAAAATAGAAATGGTAACAATAGATTTTTCCTTATAAAATAGTAGCAAGAAATCAGATGAAAACAAACTCTTCTGCATGTTCCCTGAACACAGGATAAGAAATAATGTTCCTGAATTGCAGGAAAGGAGATTTAGAGTATTCATAGAGATTCCCATTGATTGGGAGACAAAGACTCCTCCCTCTCCTGTCAACGAATTTTGTGCTAAGAGGTGTATCTTGGGgacaagagaggaaaggaaagacgCTCTGGTCCCAGAATAAGTCTATGCCTGCCCACCTGTGGACAGAAGATGGTGACCACTGCAAGTCATGAGCGTATAACCCCAGTTACCAACTCCAGTTTGTGTTTAGCTGTTAATGAGTATATGGCTCAAGCCAATTACAATTTCCTTGGCCTATAGAGTAGGTCACTTTTCTGGTGTAAACTATTCCCCTCCCTCTGTCCTACCAAATAGTGGGTGTGATATCAGGTCCTGGTCCTTTCACTACCTCAGGCAGGCAGGTGTTGGGATGTGTGCagtaaagatattaaaaagccCCCTGTGATAATAACTTACTCAATTTAGAATAACATGAACAAGATTTTCCCCATGTGGTACTTCAAAATACGCTCTGAGAGCCCAGCAATAGCAGTTCCCCTTTGAAAATCTTGCAGTATAGCAGAGCTGTTTTGAATGCTCTCCTTCATATGTTCTTGTCTGTGACAGATGGTACAGAATTCAGGACATATATTGTGTATCTCTGAGGTATTGTTGAACCATGAGAATGTCCCTCACAGCTACATCTTCAGTGCAATCTGTTGGAAGCACAGAACTGCTACAGAAACCAGCTCATTATTCTGAGATTTCAGAGTAAGAAATGAAATCAACATCATTTAAGGAAGTCCCTCTAGTTACTTCTCTGTACTGGAAAAAGCTAAAGAAGATAGAGACAAGTACAGAGCTACGCACATAGACTGTATCTATTATGCATGATGTACCCTTCATGTCTTGGAGGGTGAATACACAAGTACTATATTTACATAATGGGGCAAGGGAGAAGGAACAGAACCAAaaatttttatgattttatgtgCTTAAATTTTAcaagtaaaacaaaagaaattgatTTCTTATTTAGGAGAAAGTATGATTAGAGATTGCAAAGAGCCAACAGCTGATAAAGAATGTTCTGTATGTCAGTGTAGGTTGAAAATACCAAACTACACATCTATGAATGTATTCCTGTCTTTCATGTGTTACATCTCTGTTCTCTTGCATTTGTTAGTTGTTTGATCCCTTGCAACTGAGCGGGACACTCACAACCTTTCTCCTTATTCCCCTTACTTATTTCTCTCCAAGCCTGGATCTGCTTCGTATTTTTCCACTGTTGTCTGTGGGTCTGTTTTGTTTGGAGCAGAAGCTCCCCCTGctgttctgttttgcagtgtgCGACATTGTACGGTGAAAAGAAGCTGGATAGCTTTTCAGTTACCTAAACCCCCCAAATTCTCGGGGAATAAAGGAAACTATTattgaaaattatataaaataactTTAATTTGAATTTCCAGCTATTCCTGAATTTAGCAGCAGCATCAAGTAATTTCTCCATAATACAATTATATACATTTTCTAGAAGCCTGGAAATCTAAGTTAATCAATTAGAAGAGAAAGTTTACAGTCAGCAAAACGTGAAATTGATTCCTCCCCATCTGTTTCTTCCCCAAAACTCCCCCGCACCACACTATTCCTGCAAAGTCACACACCTATCCTCCgaaaagaaatgctgcaaatTGACTTAATCATCTTGGGATTTCCCACAGGTCTTACATGCACCAGTACAGACTTGTAGCTACTTTCATATTCTTACAGTGCAAGATTACACTTACGTACGCATAAACATTTGCCTGTGAATTAGCCTAgtgatttcagtggaaaaaaaaaatctgcctacacgtatttcagtttctgtgcAGTTTTATGCCTTGCTGGGACTTGAattttagtgactgataggaatggttggactcgatgatccagtgggtcttttccaacctagtgattctatggttctatgaattcATGGCGGTTTTCTCATGCAAGTGTTTGGGGCATTTTTGCTTCTTCATGATAACATTCGAATCCCAACACACTTAAGGCACAGAAAAGCCATCACTGATGTTAAAACCTATTTCGTAACCCTCCTCCATGGTCTGGTTAGCATTGAACTCCCACTcggaaagctgaaaaaaattgagTTTCTTATGGTAAACGCAGCATGGATTTATCTAGTTAGTATTTCtccaaaatttcatttaaattagaGATGGAGTGCGGGTGGTAAGCCTTGAACTTCCTTGCCTGCCACTATTTGTAAGGTTAGCACGTTAGGagtgaaaaagcaaagctgtgaaATGGGCAGAATGTAAAAATAGCTGAAGCATTACAGCATATAAAAGCTGTAAAGTTTGGGGGGCGGGGTGCCAGCTTCATTCACTTCAGCTTCAAATCTTCCGATTGCTGATCGCGCAGAGGGGCGCTCCGCTCTCCGGACTCGCCGGGGCCGGGACTCGAACCCCTGATCTCGAgtcggggagggagggggtaGGAGGGGCGCCTGCCCGCGCGCATGCGCAGTGCCGCCGGGCGGTCACGTGCTCGGCGGGGTCGGGGAGGGTCGGGAGATGCTgcggctgctggaggagctgccgCCGGGCCGGGACCTCGAGGTGCGCTGCCCCCGCCGCCCGCTTTCCGCCGCGATCGGGGCCTCGGGGCCGCTGCCGCAGTGAAGAGAACCTGGGGTGGAGGGGGCTCTACGGCTCCCGTGGGTGAGACCGCGGCCCTCTCGGGGAcgacaggccttatgaggaacggctgaaggagctggggttgtttagcctggaaaagaggaggctgaggggagacctcattgctctctacaactacctgaaaggaggttgtggagaggagggtgctggcctcttctcccaagtgacaggggacaggacgagagggaatggcctcaagctcggccaggggaggtttaggctgaacattaggaaaaaatttttcatggaaagggtcattgggcactggaacaggctgcccagggaggtggctgagtcacctttaGAATAGTGTAGCTTCTCAGAGGAAGCACTGAAATACTCGGTGAAGGGAAGGCTGACAACTGAATTGCTTGATAAGTCTTGTGTCTGGTGTAGGTTAACTCTGACAGAAAAAGGTTCTTAAGTTATGTATCACATTGTTTCAGTTCCTTCATAAAATAGTTGATGGCGTATGTGGCCGTACGTATCCTCGCTACCAGGATTACAGCAATATTTGGAACTTGTCGGAGTGGATGGAGGTTTTAGAAGAAACAAGGACGTATTTCAAAACTGTGGTTGGCAAAAACATATCTGATGAAGAGGTAAAGGCTAATTATTGATTGGGCTTTGGCTTTGAGAAATCATACTAGAGTTATTAGTCTTGTAGTTTTAgtacaaaagtaattttatagTGTAGCATTTGAATAGTAGCAGACTAAACCTAAATAGGTAGAAGATGAGAAGCATTTAGAGATAAACTGTGAAGACTTCtaaaggaaaaagtgaaattgGACACTTTTTTAATAGAACTGGATAACGTTTACTTAAATGTACTTAAAAGTACATTTTACTCATTTAAATTGATATCTTAAGTGCCAACAACTTAAAACGGTTTTCCTTAAAATACATAACCTGTCATTAGTGTTCACTAGCAATAAAAATAGTTTGCACTCTTGTTTGTCTTTCTTTGTTCATTACTATTGCGttgaagtgttttaaaatactgattttgtAAATTAACAAAATATCTAGATGAATGGAGGACCATGTAGGACCGGGGCTATAATTCAGGGCATTCCAATATGTAAAAACTTTGCAAAAACTTGTTTCATTATCAGAAATCTTAACTCCTATCTTTTGCCCATCACTTGTGTATTGACTACCTCCTAGTAGCTAGATCAAAGAAAGATACAGCCATAGGAAAGTTGGGACATCAGTATatctgctgcagctgagctagTGTGTCTTTGTCTCCACTCTGATGTTCAGAAACTTTCAGAGCTAAACCTGTGTTGTTTCTGTGtgtgatttttgttgttgttttgattTGTGTAAGAAGGGCAGTACAGATTCCATTCTCTGGTCTCTTTACGTTTAAATTACaagaaaatcattatttttttatgtgttgCTGTAGTAAGTACTGATGCTAAATATCAAACACAGAACAGCCACTGAGGGCAGAGGGAAGCTGAGACTATAGAGTCTAGTATAACAGCTATCTGGGAAGAAGCTTGAGAAGAGCACAGCTATTACAGGTGGTACATGTTATTTCTGTGGTTCATAGTTTAACTAATCacagtttttgtttttatttttgtaggcTGCTCAGCAGATAAATGAGTTAAATTCAAACTGTCAAGAAGCAATCACAGAATGtctaaaaggcagaaaggaagaaatcagGAATGCTCTAGTTGAAAGCGTAAATGCAATCTCTTCTGCCCAGCTGCAGGATTTTGACTGGCAATTAAAGGTGAGTGTTGCAGTAATATTGTTTCAAAGAAGTGTTCCACAGTGCGGAAGTAACTTTGGAAATCTAAGAGCAATGCTCACAATAGACAAGATTTTTGCAAGAGCAAATATGGTGTTATAACATGCTTCAGATGAATTGTTGCTAGGGATTAGATCAGCTGTAGAGAGTTGAAATCTGCACATAGGTGTCCTCTTCCTCCTAGCTGCCGCTTTCTATAAAACCCTTCTGACTTGTTTAACAAACTGTTTAGAAAAATGTATTGTGAGGGAGTTTTGTATTTCAGTATTCTGGTAGTACATGTTCAATATAAAATGCAGCTGTGGTGCTATGAAAGACTAAAGTCTTAATGGCTTCACCTTATACtttgttattattgtttcatCAATCTGCACAGCTTGCTCTCTCCAGTGATAAGATATCCATGCTCCAAATGCCTCTTCTCAATCTTGATCTGGATGTGAGAGAAAATGGTGAAATTAAGCCAGTTTCAATAGAAATGAATAAGGAAGAGGTGCAGAACCTAATAAATACACTGGAAGCTGCAAATAAGGTAATGTTAACTGATAACCTTTGTTCCTGACTCCTCGTACACTGAgtttattttaactgaaattgTTTGGTCTGGATATCTTGATGAAAACccaaaataaatcattaattGTTAAAATGACTATAGAGTTACACAGCGCGTTACATAAGGCAGACTATCTTGGATAGACCTCAGGGGTGTTTTAACAAAATTTAGcctagaatttttaaaaaactaattgGAATCCTGATAAGCAGAGTAGTCTGTTCAGACTACCATTAAAAAGTCTTGTGATGGttggaagagaaggaaatggaatgaGGAAATCTCAGATGAGAGTTGACTAGAGATGACTCCAGTGTTCCCCCACCTTCACAAAA
The window above is part of the Phaenicophaeus curvirostris isolate KB17595 chromosome 4, BPBGC_Pcur_1.0, whole genome shotgun sequence genome. Proteins encoded here:
- the COMMD8 gene encoding COMM domain-containing protein 8, which codes for MLRLLEELPPGRDLEFLHKIVDGVCGRTYPRYQDYSNIWNLSEWMEVLEETRTYFKTVVGKNISDEEAAQQINELNSNCQEAITECLKGRKEEIRNALVESVNAISSAQLQDFDWQLKLALSSDKISMLQMPLLNLDLDVRENGEIKPVSIEMNKEEVQNLINTLEAANKVVLQLK